A window from Mangifera indica cultivar Alphonso chromosome 2, CATAS_Mindica_2.1, whole genome shotgun sequence encodes these proteins:
- the LOC123199642 gene encoding exosome complex component RRP41-like: MAAKPGAASTTYSPIDPTNKTRPPIFTGSDIDWLRPDSRTFQQCRPAFFRTGAVNSAEGSAYAEFGNTKVIVSVFGPRESKKAMMYSDIGRLNCNVSYTTFATPVRGQGSADHKDFSSMLHKALEGAIILETFPKTTVDVFALVLESGGSDLPVVISCASLALADAGIMMYDLVASVSVSCLGKNLLIDPVSEEENYQDGSLMIACMPSCYEVTQLAVTGKWSTSKLNEAMQLCLDASTKLGEIMRSCLKEAASATQD; encoded by the exons ATGGCTGCAAAACCTGGTGCAGCTTCGACCACTTACTCTCCGATTGACCCGACCAATAAAACCCGACCACCCATTTTCACTGGCTCTGACATCGACTGGCTCCGACCCGATTCTCGAACCTTCCAACAGTGCAGACCTGCTT TTTTCCGGACTGGTGCTGTAAATTCTGCAGAAGGATCTGCTTATGCAGAATTTGGAAATACCAAGGTGATTGTGTCAGT ATTTGGGCCAAGGGAAAGTAAGAAAGCAATGATGTACAGTGATATAGGAAGGCTAAATTGTAATGTTAGCTATACAACTTTTGCCACACCAGTACGTGGACAG GGATCAGCAGACCACAAAGATTTTTCATCTATGCTTCATAAAGCTTTGGAGGGTGCTATAATATTGGAGACTTTCCCTAAGACAACTGTTGATGTTTTTGCATTGGTGTTGGAATCTGGAGGCA GTGACCTCCCTGTTGTGATATCATGTGCTAGTCTTGCCCTTGCAGATGCTGGTATTATGATGTATGACCTTGTTGCTTCAGTTTCTGTG TCATGCCTAGGGAAAAATCTTCTGATTGATCCTGTTTCAGAGGAGGAAAACTACCAAGATGGAAGCCTAATGATTGCTTGCATGCCTTCTTGTTATGAGGTGACACAGTTAGCCGTTACTGGGAAATGGTCAACCTCAAAGCTCAATGAG GCGATGCAGCTGTGTCTCGATGCATCTACTAAGCTTGGGGAAATCATGAGGTCATGCTTGAAAGAAGCTGCTTCTGCTACGCAAGATTag
- the LOC123199035 gene encoding receptor-like serine/threonine-protein kinase NCRK isoform X2: MKHKVKVALACLTGLAWIQQSLCDELSGTSGVSNWTCTCSSSNQQNQSNILKSNCSTSCDCNPVGGSSEGRWRCVCTADGFPKVAINSHDTTCFSGCNCTSGSVNEAKASGKRISSKVVVIILLLCVMLTTLAFLTLAMCYFHWKDKCHIQTPKFSSDKETSCNSATNLISHRSSSFTDIRVDMGSPINLVTGCFQNTSFCRNKTWTIHKTIIQFSYSELLYATDKFSDSNLIGHGGSSHVYRGQLKGGRIVAVKRFKTQGGPDADSVFSTEIDLLSRLHHCHVVPLLGYCSEFRGKHAERLLVFEYLPNGNLRDCLDGVLGESMNWDTRVAIAIGAARGLEYLHEAAAPRILHRDIKSTNILLDENWRAKITDLGMAKRLRADGLPSCSSSPARMQGTFGYFAPEYAIVGRASLMSDVFSFGVVLLELITGRQPIHKSTNKGEESLVLWASPQLLDSCRVISELPDPRLKGSFPKEEIQIMAYLAKECLQLNPDARPTMSEVVQILSTIAPDKSRRLNIPVNFFQMSSTGAPVIGPDNLIEASADAQELRRVASIRPPSCSQPLDNDYKLCTGNNSIEVETISAEYMERIILLTQKAKSDCALDDETVDLTEPRFESFCMTNVKSP; encoded by the exons ATGAAGCACAAAGTGAAAGTTGCCCTTGCTTGTCTCACTGGCTTGGCCTGGATTCAGCAAAGCCTTTGTG ATGAGCTATCTGGCACATCAGGTGTAAGCAATTGGACATGCACATGTTCTTCCTCAAATCAACAGAACCAGAGCAATATTCTGAAATCAAACTGTTCTACATCTTGTGACTGCAATCCAG TGGGAGGATCAAGTGAAGGTAGGTGGAGATGTGTATGCACAGCTGATGGATTCCCTAAAGTTGCAATCAACAGCCATGATACAACCTGTTTTAGTGGCTGTAACTGCACCTCTg GTTCTGTGAATGAAGCAAAAGCCTCAGGGAAGCGAATTTCCAGTAAAGTTGTTGTGATCATTCTATTACTATGTGTGATGCTCACAACACTTGCATTTCTTACTTTGGCTATGTGCTATTTTCATTGGAAGGACAAGTGCCATATCCAAACACCAAAATTTTCATCAGATAAAGAAACAAGTTGCAATAGTGCTACCAACTTAATAAGCCACAGGAGTTCTTCATTTACAGATATTAGAGTTGATATGGGCTCTCCAATTAATCTTGTCACTG GGTGCTTCCAGAATACTTCTTTTTGTAGGAACAAAACATGGACTATTCATAAAACCATTATCCAGTTCTCATACTCTGAATTGCTATATGCAACGGATAAGTTTTCCGATTCCAACCTTATAGGACACGGAGGAAGCAGCCACGTATACCGTGGTCAACTCAAAGGTGGTAGGATTGTAGCAGTTAAGAGATTCAAAACTCAGGGAGGGCCTGATGCAGATTCCGTGTTCTCAACAGAG ATAGACTTGTTATCAAGGCTTCATCATTGTCACGTGGTGCCATTGTTGGGATACTGTTCAGAGTTCCGAGGGAAACATGCTGAGAGGCTACTAGTTTTTGAGTACCTCCCTAATGGAAATCTGAGGGATTGTTTGGATGGTGTTTTGGGGGAAAGCATGAACTGGGATACTCGTGTTGCAATTGCAATTGGAGCTGCCAGGGGCTTGGAGTATCTCCATGAAGCAGCTGCTCCTAGAATTTTGCATAGAGATATCAAGTCCACAAATATTCTTCTAGATGAGAATTGGAGAGCAAAG ATAACTGACCTTGGTATGGCTAAACGATTGAGAGCTGATGGCCTTCCCAGCTGTTCCAGTTCTCCAGCAAGAATGCAGGGCACTTTTGGCTATTTTGCACCAGAGTATGCAATTGTTGGAAGGGCATCTCTTATGTCGGATGTTTTCAGTTTTGGGGTAGTCTTACTTGAGCTTATAACTGGCCGGCAACCAATCCATAAATCAACTAATAAAGGGGAAGAAAGCCTTGTCCTTTGG GCATCCCCTCAATTACTGGATAGTTGTCGAGTGATATCAGAATTGCCCGACCCACGTTTAAAAGGGAGTTTCCCAAAAGAAGAAATACAAATAATGGCTTACCTAGCAAAAGAGTGTCTGCAGTTAAACCCTGATGCACGACCAACCATGAGTGAGGTTGTGCAAATCCTTTCAACCATTGCACCAGATAAGTCCCGAAGATTAAACATTCCAGTCAATTTCTTTCAG ATGTCTTCAACCGGTGCACCAGTCATAGGGCCTGATAATCTAATAGAGGCATCTGCTGATGCACAAGAGCTGAGGCGAGTGGCATCTATTAGGCCACCGAGTTGTTCACAACCATTGGATAATGACTATAAACTGTGTACAGGAAACAACAGTATAGAAGTAGAAACAATTTCAGCTGAGTATATGGAGAGGATAATCCTTCTAACGCAGAAGGCAAAGAGTGACTGTGCTCTGGATGATGAAACAGTGGATTTAACTGAGCCTCGGTTTGAGTCATTCTGCATGACAAATGTCAAGTCTCCCTGA
- the LOC123199035 gene encoding receptor-like serine/threonine-protein kinase NCRK isoform X1, translating into MKHKVKVALACLTGLAWIQQSLCDELSGTSGVSNWTCTCSSSNQQNQSNILKSNCSTSCDCNPAVGGSSEGRWRCVCTADGFPKVAINSHDTTCFSGCNCTSGSVNEAKASGKRISSKVVVIILLLCVMLTTLAFLTLAMCYFHWKDKCHIQTPKFSSDKETSCNSATNLISHRSSSFTDIRVDMGSPINLVTGCFQNTSFCRNKTWTIHKTIIQFSYSELLYATDKFSDSNLIGHGGSSHVYRGQLKGGRIVAVKRFKTQGGPDADSVFSTEIDLLSRLHHCHVVPLLGYCSEFRGKHAERLLVFEYLPNGNLRDCLDGVLGESMNWDTRVAIAIGAARGLEYLHEAAAPRILHRDIKSTNILLDENWRAKITDLGMAKRLRADGLPSCSSSPARMQGTFGYFAPEYAIVGRASLMSDVFSFGVVLLELITGRQPIHKSTNKGEESLVLWASPQLLDSCRVISELPDPRLKGSFPKEEIQIMAYLAKECLQLNPDARPTMSEVVQILSTIAPDKSRRLNIPVNFFQMSSTGAPVIGPDNLIEASADAQELRRVASIRPPSCSQPLDNDYKLCTGNNSIEVETISAEYMERIILLTQKAKSDCALDDETVDLTEPRFESFCMTNVKSP; encoded by the exons ATGAAGCACAAAGTGAAAGTTGCCCTTGCTTGTCTCACTGGCTTGGCCTGGATTCAGCAAAGCCTTTGTG ATGAGCTATCTGGCACATCAGGTGTAAGCAATTGGACATGCACATGTTCTTCCTCAAATCAACAGAACCAGAGCAATATTCTGAAATCAAACTGTTCTACATCTTGTGACTGCAATCCAG CAGTGGGAGGATCAAGTGAAGGTAGGTGGAGATGTGTATGCACAGCTGATGGATTCCCTAAAGTTGCAATCAACAGCCATGATACAACCTGTTTTAGTGGCTGTAACTGCACCTCTg GTTCTGTGAATGAAGCAAAAGCCTCAGGGAAGCGAATTTCCAGTAAAGTTGTTGTGATCATTCTATTACTATGTGTGATGCTCACAACACTTGCATTTCTTACTTTGGCTATGTGCTATTTTCATTGGAAGGACAAGTGCCATATCCAAACACCAAAATTTTCATCAGATAAAGAAACAAGTTGCAATAGTGCTACCAACTTAATAAGCCACAGGAGTTCTTCATTTACAGATATTAGAGTTGATATGGGCTCTCCAATTAATCTTGTCACTG GGTGCTTCCAGAATACTTCTTTTTGTAGGAACAAAACATGGACTATTCATAAAACCATTATCCAGTTCTCATACTCTGAATTGCTATATGCAACGGATAAGTTTTCCGATTCCAACCTTATAGGACACGGAGGAAGCAGCCACGTATACCGTGGTCAACTCAAAGGTGGTAGGATTGTAGCAGTTAAGAGATTCAAAACTCAGGGAGGGCCTGATGCAGATTCCGTGTTCTCAACAGAG ATAGACTTGTTATCAAGGCTTCATCATTGTCACGTGGTGCCATTGTTGGGATACTGTTCAGAGTTCCGAGGGAAACATGCTGAGAGGCTACTAGTTTTTGAGTACCTCCCTAATGGAAATCTGAGGGATTGTTTGGATGGTGTTTTGGGGGAAAGCATGAACTGGGATACTCGTGTTGCAATTGCAATTGGAGCTGCCAGGGGCTTGGAGTATCTCCATGAAGCAGCTGCTCCTAGAATTTTGCATAGAGATATCAAGTCCACAAATATTCTTCTAGATGAGAATTGGAGAGCAAAG ATAACTGACCTTGGTATGGCTAAACGATTGAGAGCTGATGGCCTTCCCAGCTGTTCCAGTTCTCCAGCAAGAATGCAGGGCACTTTTGGCTATTTTGCACCAGAGTATGCAATTGTTGGAAGGGCATCTCTTATGTCGGATGTTTTCAGTTTTGGGGTAGTCTTACTTGAGCTTATAACTGGCCGGCAACCAATCCATAAATCAACTAATAAAGGGGAAGAAAGCCTTGTCCTTTGG GCATCCCCTCAATTACTGGATAGTTGTCGAGTGATATCAGAATTGCCCGACCCACGTTTAAAAGGGAGTTTCCCAAAAGAAGAAATACAAATAATGGCTTACCTAGCAAAAGAGTGTCTGCAGTTAAACCCTGATGCACGACCAACCATGAGTGAGGTTGTGCAAATCCTTTCAACCATTGCACCAGATAAGTCCCGAAGATTAAACATTCCAGTCAATTTCTTTCAG ATGTCTTCAACCGGTGCACCAGTCATAGGGCCTGATAATCTAATAGAGGCATCTGCTGATGCACAAGAGCTGAGGCGAGTGGCATCTATTAGGCCACCGAGTTGTTCACAACCATTGGATAATGACTATAAACTGTGTACAGGAAACAACAGTATAGAAGTAGAAACAATTTCAGCTGAGTATATGGAGAGGATAATCCTTCTAACGCAGAAGGCAAAGAGTGACTGTGCTCTGGATGATGAAACAGTGGATTTAACTGAGCCTCGGTTTGAGTCATTCTGCATGACAAATGTCAAGTCTCCCTGA
- the LOC123208647 gene encoding uncharacterized protein LOC123208647, with amino-acid sequence MASKPPLVIYIPARAKKSCHFYEIKPSPSTYKTKLPYLPRNFCIGLSNGYLIMEDILTNVWVINPITGHELRYPQLFETSNFLYCPDRAVFASIGDAKDNFLLVVLAPAYKKLMFFVSRVNQWQQFSYGGSNWSIVDIVIFKGRIFCVTSEYQIGVLSVKTCGVILLNLKGTPQLSNIRNVSFVASKNQLLVIDFPLHIHHLELYTIDLLKMEWVKVNRLRDENEAIFLGNHMSSRLSNATNWGGQGNRIYFLPFIEKNAGCHIYSLKGERLGRFPIMKQKGTSRMDGWFFPGECVSLDNVKDE; translated from the coding sequence ATGGCTTCAAAACCACCACTCGTAATTTACATTCCCGCTCGAGCTAAGAAATCTTGTCATTTCTACGAAATAAAACCTTCTCCAAGCACATATAAAACTAAGCTCCCTTATCTTCCTCGCAACTTCTGTATTGGTCTTTCAAATGGATACTTAATCATGGAAGATATTCTCACTAATGTTTGGGTCATCAATCCCATCACAGGTCACGAGCTCAGATACCCTCAATTATTTGAAacatctaattttttgtattgtcCTGACCGTGCAGTGTTCGCTTCAATAGGAGATGCTAAAGATAATTTCCTTCTTGTGGTTCTTGCTCCAGCATATAAGAAATTGATGTTCTTTGTCTCTAGAGTGAACCAATGGCAACAATTCTCTTATGGAGGGAGTAATTGGTCTATTGTTGACATTGTTATTTTCAAAGGCAGAATTTTTTGTGTGACAAGTGAGTATCAAATTGGTGTTTTGAGTGTCAAAACTTGTGGAGTGATTCTTCTAAATTTGAAAGGTACACCACAACTTAGCAACATTCGGAATGTGAGTTTCGTGGCTTCAAAAAACCAGCTACTGGTTATTGATTTCCCTCTGCATATTCACCATCTTGAACTGTATACAATAGATTTATTGAAGATGGAATGGGTTAAGGTCAACCGACTGAGAGATGAGAATGAAGCTATTTTCCTTGGTAACCATATGTCTTCAAGATTAAGCAATGCAACAAACTGGGGAGGCCAAGGTAACCGTATTTATTTCCTGCCATTCATAGAAAAAAATGCTGGATGTCATATATACAGCTTAAAAGGGGAGAGGTTGGGACGTTTTCCCATTATGAAGCAAAAGGGTACTTCAAGAATGGATGGATGGTTTTTCCCCGGCGAATGTGTTAGCCTTGATAATGTGAAGGATGAATGA
- the LOC123208780 gene encoding E3 ubiquitin-protein ligase WAV3-like isoform X1, translated as MGSKWRKAKLALGRQMCLSVPDSLEQRQQQDSTSSANATQPRLSDALLPSSVSQPPSTPSASSSALRLSRSSRRHCAICLTNIKTGLGHAIFTAECSHSFHFHCIASNVKHGNQICPVCRAKWKEVPFQSPASDIPHGRARINPVGLSRDDAWMSILRQFPPLQLDVSRQINSIYHGLEPAVFNDDEALDQHDEITESSDRPSTDATENNSIGKLEVKTYPEVSAVPNAVPHKNFNILIHLKAPLSSGRHNSCSNQVATSENSRATVDLVTVLDVSGSMAGTKLALLKRAMGFVIQNLGPSDRLSVIAFSSTARRLFPLCRMTETGRQEALQAINSLTSNGGTNIAEGLKKGAKVLLDRQWKNPVGSIILLSDGQDTYTVTSPGTAHSQPDYKSLLPVSIQQNGDAGNQIPVHAFGFGTDHDASSMHSISEISGGTFSFIEAEGVIQDAFAQCIGGLLSVVVQEVKVKIECVHPSVQISSIKAGSYHSSLMPDGKTGSVDVGDLYAEEERDFLVTIDIPATGIREDMSLLKVQCAFRDPITKEMVISDEATDVRIQRPAITGQLVVSMEVDRQRNRLRAAEAMAEARVSAERGDLANAVSVLESCRRALSETVSARARDKLCVALCAELKEMQERMANRRIYESSGRAYVLSGLSSHSWQRATARGDSTDSTSLVQAYQTPSMVDMVTRSQTMILGTPLPQRKQLRQAHSFPARQKPR; from the exons ATGGGCAGCAAATGGAGGAAAGCGAAGTTGGCTCTTGGTCGCCAAATGTGTTTATCTGTTCCTGATTCACTTGAACAACGACAGCAACAAGACTCTACATCTTCTGCAAACGCTACACAACCAAGACTATCTGACGCCCTTTTGCCTTCTTCTGTATCTCAACCTCCTTCTACTCCTTCCGCTTCTTCTTCTGCCCTCCGCTTGTCCAGGTCCTCCAGG AGGCACTGTGCAATATGTCTGACCAACATCAAAACTGGCCTAGGCCATGCCATTTTCACTGCAGAATGCTCTCACTCTTTCCACTTTCATTGCATTGCTTCCAATGTAAAACATGGGAACCAAATTTGCCCAGTTTGCAGAGCAAAATGGAAAGAAGTTCCATTTCAGAGCCCTGCATCTGACATTCCCCATGGAAGGGCGAGAATCAATCCTGTAGGGTTGTCTCGTGATGATGCTTGGATGAGTATATTGCGACAATTCCCTCCCCTTCAGTTAGATGTGAGCAGACAGATTAATTCAATTTATCATGGTCTGGAACCTGCTGTCTTTAATGATGATGAAGCTTTGGATCAACATGATGAGATTACTGAGAGTAGTGACAGGCCAAGTACAGATGCTACTGAAAATAATTCTATTGGAAAATTAGAGGTCAAAACATATCCTGAAGTTTCGGCTGTTCCAAATGCTGTTCCgcacaaaaattttaatatactaatCCATCTGAAAGCTCCTCTTAGCAGTGGGAGACATAATAGTTGCAGCAACCAGGTGGCAACATCTGAAAATTCCCGTGCAACAGTTGACCTTGTCACAGTGCTTGATGTTAGTGGTAGCATGGCAGGTACCAAGCTTGCTTTGCTAAAAAGAGCAATGGGATTTGTGATTCAGAATCTGGGCCCCTCTGACCGCCTTTCTGTCATTGCCTTCTCTTCCACTGCCCGTAGGCTTTTCCCTCTCTGTCGGATGACTGAGACAGGAAGGCAGGAGGCTTTACAAGCTATTAATTCTCTAACTTCAAATGGTGGGACAAATATTGCTGAAGGGCTAAAAAAGGGTGCTAAAGTGTTATTAGACCGCCAGTGGAAGAACCCAGTAGGTAGTATCATACTGTTATCTGATGGACAGGATACATATACTGTCACTAGTCCTGGTACAGCTCATTCTCAACCAGATTACAAGTCTCTTCTTCCTGTTTCAATCCAGCAAAATGGTGATGCTGGCAACCAAATTCCTGTTCATGCATTTGGGTTTGGCACAGACCATGATGCCTCTTCAATGCATTCAATCTCTGAGATTTCTGGGGGAACATTTTCTTTCATAGAAGCTGAGGGTGTGATTCAGGATGCATTTGCACAATGTATTGGCGGTTTATTAAGTGTGGTTGTGCAGGAGGTGAAGGTTAAAATTGAGTGTGTTCATCCTAGTGTGCAAATTAGTTCAATCAAAGCAGGAAGTTACCACAGCAGCTTGATGCCTGATGGAAAAACAGGCTCTGTTGATGTTGGAGACTTGTATGCAGAAGAAGAAAGGGATTTTCTGGTTACAATTGACATTCCAGCTACTGGCATTAGAGAAGATATGTCATTGCTTAAGGTTCAATGTGCGTTTAGAGACCCCATTACGAAAGAAATGGTGATTTCAGATGAAGCTACTGATGTAAGGATCCAAAGGCCAGCAATAACTGGGCAACTAGTGGTGTCTATGGAAGTAGACAGGCAAAGAAATCGGCTTCGTGCAGCAGAGGCAATGGCTGAGGCTAGAGTTTCTGCTGAACGCGGTGATCTAGCAAATGCAGTCTCTGTCTTGGAGAGCTGCCGTAGAGCACTATCTGAAACTGTCTCTGCTCGGGCTCGTGACAAGCTATGTGTTGCATTATGTGCTGAGTTAAAAGAGATGCAAGAAAGGATGGCAAATCGCCGCATATATGAGTCATCTGGAAGGGCTTATGTTTTATCTGGTTTGAGCTCACACTCATGGCAGAGAGCAACTGCACGTGGTGATTCCACTGATAGTACAAGCCTTGTGCAAGCATACCAGACCCCATCAATGGTTGACATGGTGACAAGGTCTCAAACCATGATCTTGGGGACTCCCTTGCCTCAACGCAAACAACTCCGCCAAGCTCATTCATTTCCAGCCCGGCAAAAGCCGAGGTAG
- the LOC123208780 gene encoding E3 ubiquitin-protein ligase WAV3-like isoform X2: MRHCAICLTNIKTGLGHAIFTAECSHSFHFHCIASNVKHGNQICPVCRAKWKEVPFQSPASDIPHGRARINPVGLSRDDAWMSILRQFPPLQLDVSRQINSIYHGLEPAVFNDDEALDQHDEITESSDRPSTDATENNSIGKLEVKTYPEVSAVPNAVPHKNFNILIHLKAPLSSGRHNSCSNQVATSENSRATVDLVTVLDVSGSMAGTKLALLKRAMGFVIQNLGPSDRLSVIAFSSTARRLFPLCRMTETGRQEALQAINSLTSNGGTNIAEGLKKGAKVLLDRQWKNPVGSIILLSDGQDTYTVTSPGTAHSQPDYKSLLPVSIQQNGDAGNQIPVHAFGFGTDHDASSMHSISEISGGTFSFIEAEGVIQDAFAQCIGGLLSVVVQEVKVKIECVHPSVQISSIKAGSYHSSLMPDGKTGSVDVGDLYAEEERDFLVTIDIPATGIREDMSLLKVQCAFRDPITKEMVISDEATDVRIQRPAITGQLVVSMEVDRQRNRLRAAEAMAEARVSAERGDLANAVSVLESCRRALSETVSARARDKLCVALCAELKEMQERMANRRIYESSGRAYVLSGLSSHSWQRATARGDSTDSTSLVQAYQTPSMVDMVTRSQTMILGTPLPQRKQLRQAHSFPARQKPR; the protein is encoded by the exons Atg AGGCACTGTGCAATATGTCTGACCAACATCAAAACTGGCCTAGGCCATGCCATTTTCACTGCAGAATGCTCTCACTCTTTCCACTTTCATTGCATTGCTTCCAATGTAAAACATGGGAACCAAATTTGCCCAGTTTGCAGAGCAAAATGGAAAGAAGTTCCATTTCAGAGCCCTGCATCTGACATTCCCCATGGAAGGGCGAGAATCAATCCTGTAGGGTTGTCTCGTGATGATGCTTGGATGAGTATATTGCGACAATTCCCTCCCCTTCAGTTAGATGTGAGCAGACAGATTAATTCAATTTATCATGGTCTGGAACCTGCTGTCTTTAATGATGATGAAGCTTTGGATCAACATGATGAGATTACTGAGAGTAGTGACAGGCCAAGTACAGATGCTACTGAAAATAATTCTATTGGAAAATTAGAGGTCAAAACATATCCTGAAGTTTCGGCTGTTCCAAATGCTGTTCCgcacaaaaattttaatatactaatCCATCTGAAAGCTCCTCTTAGCAGTGGGAGACATAATAGTTGCAGCAACCAGGTGGCAACATCTGAAAATTCCCGTGCAACAGTTGACCTTGTCACAGTGCTTGATGTTAGTGGTAGCATGGCAGGTACCAAGCTTGCTTTGCTAAAAAGAGCAATGGGATTTGTGATTCAGAATCTGGGCCCCTCTGACCGCCTTTCTGTCATTGCCTTCTCTTCCACTGCCCGTAGGCTTTTCCCTCTCTGTCGGATGACTGAGACAGGAAGGCAGGAGGCTTTACAAGCTATTAATTCTCTAACTTCAAATGGTGGGACAAATATTGCTGAAGGGCTAAAAAAGGGTGCTAAAGTGTTATTAGACCGCCAGTGGAAGAACCCAGTAGGTAGTATCATACTGTTATCTGATGGACAGGATACATATACTGTCACTAGTCCTGGTACAGCTCATTCTCAACCAGATTACAAGTCTCTTCTTCCTGTTTCAATCCAGCAAAATGGTGATGCTGGCAACCAAATTCCTGTTCATGCATTTGGGTTTGGCACAGACCATGATGCCTCTTCAATGCATTCAATCTCTGAGATTTCTGGGGGAACATTTTCTTTCATAGAAGCTGAGGGTGTGATTCAGGATGCATTTGCACAATGTATTGGCGGTTTATTAAGTGTGGTTGTGCAGGAGGTGAAGGTTAAAATTGAGTGTGTTCATCCTAGTGTGCAAATTAGTTCAATCAAAGCAGGAAGTTACCACAGCAGCTTGATGCCTGATGGAAAAACAGGCTCTGTTGATGTTGGAGACTTGTATGCAGAAGAAGAAAGGGATTTTCTGGTTACAATTGACATTCCAGCTACTGGCATTAGAGAAGATATGTCATTGCTTAAGGTTCAATGTGCGTTTAGAGACCCCATTACGAAAGAAATGGTGATTTCAGATGAAGCTACTGATGTAAGGATCCAAAGGCCAGCAATAACTGGGCAACTAGTGGTGTCTATGGAAGTAGACAGGCAAAGAAATCGGCTTCGTGCAGCAGAGGCAATGGCTGAGGCTAGAGTTTCTGCTGAACGCGGTGATCTAGCAAATGCAGTCTCTGTCTTGGAGAGCTGCCGTAGAGCACTATCTGAAACTGTCTCTGCTCGGGCTCGTGACAAGCTATGTGTTGCATTATGTGCTGAGTTAAAAGAGATGCAAGAAAGGATGGCAAATCGCCGCATATATGAGTCATCTGGAAGGGCTTATGTTTTATCTGGTTTGAGCTCACACTCATGGCAGAGAGCAACTGCACGTGGTGATTCCACTGATAGTACAAGCCTTGTGCAAGCATACCAGACCCCATCAATGGTTGACATGGTGACAAGGTCTCAAACCATGATCTTGGGGACTCCCTTGCCTCAACGCAAACAACTCCGCCAAGCTCATTCATTTCCAGCCCGGCAAAAGCCGAGGTAG